In Streptomyces sp. SID8374, one genomic interval encodes:
- a CDS encoding SDR family oxidoreductase: protein MTTALITGATAGIGAAFARRLAGQGHNLVLVARDTARLHEQATELHDRHGIEAEVLRADLSTDTGIEAVEKRLADRTHPVDLLVNNAGFGNKGRYLDVTMADELTMLKVHCEAVLRLTSAAATGMKERGRGGVINVASVAAFVPRGTYGASKAWVVQFTQGAAKDLAGSGVRLMALCPGFVRTEFHERAGMGTGNIPGWMWLDADKLVASALADLARGRSVSIPDPRYKALMGLVKVTPRSLLGGVTSRTGRKYGPQ, encoded by the coding sequence ATGACGACTGCACTGATTACGGGCGCGACGGCGGGTATCGGGGCGGCCTTCGCGCGGCGGCTCGCGGGCCAGGGGCACAACCTGGTGCTGGTGGCCCGGGACACCGCCCGGCTGCACGAGCAGGCCACCGAACTGCACGACCGGCACGGCATCGAGGCCGAGGTGCTGCGCGCGGACCTGTCCACGGACACCGGGATCGAGGCGGTCGAGAAGCGGCTCGCGGACCGCACGCACCCGGTCGACCTGCTGGTCAACAACGCCGGGTTCGGCAACAAGGGGCGCTACCTGGACGTGACCATGGCCGACGAGCTGACGATGCTGAAGGTGCACTGCGAGGCGGTGCTGCGGCTGACGTCGGCCGCCGCCACGGGCATGAAGGAGCGCGGCCGGGGCGGGGTGATCAATGTGGCGTCGGTGGCGGCGTTCGTGCCGCGCGGTACGTACGGGGCGTCCAAGGCGTGGGTCGTGCAGTTCACCCAGGGCGCGGCGAAGGACCTCGCCGGTTCGGGGGTGCGGCTGATGGCGCTCTGCCCGGGCTTCGTCCGTACGGAGTTCCACGAGCGGGCCGGGATGGGCACCGGCAACATCCCGGGGTGGATGTGGCTGGACGCGGACAAGCTGGTGGCCTCGGCCCTGGCGGACCTGGCCCGGGGCAGGTCGGTGTCGATCCCGGACCCGCGCTACAAGGCGCTGATGGGGCTGGTCAAGGTGACGCCGCGCAGTCTGCTGGGCGGGGTCACCTCGCGTACGGGACGCAAGTACGGGCCGCAGTAG
- a CDS encoding MOSC domain-containing protein, translated as MRLLSVNIGRPTPLPSAGGPGGLSGIDKRPFEGSVRVSDPGPKGTGGSGLAGDAVCDLRNHGGSDQAVYAFAREELDAWERQLGGRELANGAFGENLTTLGVDVSGALIGERWRVGGELLLEVTSGRIPCRTFADHIKEEKWVRRFTQEAVTGAYLRVIEPGTIRAGDPVEIVHRPDHEVTAALQFRAVTTERTLLPSLLAAASALHPEALRKAREYVAVQG; from the coding sequence CGTGAACATCGGCCGCCCCACCCCCCTCCCGTCCGCCGGTGGCCCCGGTGGTCTGTCCGGGATCGACAAGCGGCCGTTCGAGGGAAGCGTGCGGGTCTCCGACCCCGGCCCCAAGGGGACGGGCGGCAGCGGGCTCGCCGGGGACGCGGTCTGCGATCTGCGCAACCACGGCGGCAGCGACCAGGCGGTGTACGCCTTCGCCCGGGAGGAGCTGGACGCCTGGGAGCGGCAGCTCGGCGGCCGGGAGCTGGCGAACGGGGCGTTCGGCGAGAACCTCACCACCCTCGGGGTCGATGTGAGCGGGGCGCTGATCGGGGAGCGCTGGCGGGTGGGGGGCGAACTGCTGCTGGAGGTGACCTCCGGCCGTATCCCGTGCCGGACGTTCGCCGACCACATCAAGGAGGAGAAGTGGGTGCGGCGGTTCACCCAGGAGGCGGTGACCGGTGCGTATCTGCGGGTGATCGAGCCGGGCACGATCCGGGCCGGTGACCCGGTCGAGATCGTGCACCGCCCGGACCACGAGGTCACCGCGGCCTTGCAGTTCCGGGCCGTCACCACCGAGCGCACCCTGCTGCCGTCGCTGCTGGCCGCCGCGTCGGCGCTGCACCCGGAGGCGCTGCGCAAGGCGCGGGAGTACGTGGCGGTGCAGGGCTGA
- a CDS encoding sugar ABC transporter substrate-binding protein, giving the protein MSLSWSRSVHALVGAATALAVLTACGGADDSRVRGTADDPVTVSFWAWTRGSQEVVDAFNATHRTIKVEFEEIPSGGLGGYPKIANAVKAGIAPDLLSIEYPQLSAFVSQGSLQDISGYLTEDIKKKFLPQTIEMTTLGGRNWAVPFDAAPQVFYYRKDFFTEHGITPPATWDGFRDAAEQVRKASPKTRIATFFPDDPTFFQAMAWQAGAQWFRADAGTSAWRIHTTDPASTRTAAYWQGLIDDRLVSTASSFSPEWTGSLKQGTTVGYLGASWGAGVLAGIVPEQKGKWAAVRLPSWEADRPASGMIGGSTFAVSKGSTKTAAAVEFALWMSTHEDAIKARIGASASSALPASPAMVPIAKEAFDTSFYGGQDLYGLFEEAGASIGPDWVWGPSPGATNSALGDALGEVVGGASTLPKAIRRAHDATVADLRKRGLKVEDPA; this is encoded by the coding sequence GTGAGCCTCAGTTGGTCCCGTTCCGTCCATGCGCTGGTCGGCGCCGCCACCGCTCTCGCCGTTCTCACGGCGTGCGGCGGCGCCGACGACTCCCGCGTCCGAGGTACCGCCGACGACCCGGTGACCGTGTCCTTCTGGGCCTGGACCAGGGGGTCGCAGGAGGTGGTGGACGCGTTCAACGCGACCCACAGGACGATCAAGGTGGAGTTCGAGGAGATACCGTCCGGCGGTCTCGGCGGCTATCCGAAGATCGCCAACGCGGTGAAGGCGGGCATCGCCCCGGATCTGCTCTCCATCGAGTATCCGCAGCTGTCCGCGTTCGTCAGCCAGGGCTCGCTCCAGGACATCAGCGGCTATCTGACCGAGGACATCAAGAAGAAGTTCCTGCCGCAGACCATCGAGATGACCACGCTCGGCGGCCGGAACTGGGCGGTCCCCTTCGACGCCGCGCCCCAGGTCTTCTACTACCGCAAGGACTTCTTCACCGAGCACGGCATCACCCCGCCGGCCACCTGGGACGGGTTCCGGGACGCGGCCGAACAGGTGCGTAAGGCCTCGCCGAAGACCCGGATCGCCACCTTCTTCCCCGACGATCCGACGTTCTTCCAGGCCATGGCGTGGCAGGCGGGTGCGCAGTGGTTCCGGGCCGACGCGGGCACCTCCGCCTGGCGGATCCACACCACCGACCCCGCCTCCACCCGTACCGCCGCGTACTGGCAGGGCCTGATCGACGACCGGCTCGTCTCCACCGCCTCCTCCTTCAGCCCCGAGTGGACCGGCTCCCTCAAGCAGGGCACCACCGTCGGCTACCTCGGGGCCTCGTGGGGCGCGGGCGTGCTCGCGGGCATCGTGCCCGAGCAGAAGGGGAAGTGGGCGGCGGTGCGGCTGCCGTCCTGGGAGGCGGACCGGCCGGCCAGCGGGATGATCGGCGGCTCCACGTTCGCGGTCAGCAAGGGCAGCACCAAGACGGCGGCGGCCGTCGAGTTCGCGCTGTGGATGTCGACGCACGAGGACGCGATCAAGGCGCGGATCGGGGCGAGCGCCTCCAGCGCCCTGCCCGCCTCCCCCGCGATGGTGCCGATCGCCAAGGAGGCCTTCGACACGAGCTTCTACGGGGGCCAGGACCTGTACGGGCTCTTCGAGGAGGCGGGCGCGTCCATCGGGCCCGACTGGGTGTGGGGCCCGAGCCCCGGCGCCACCAACTCGGCGCTGGGCGACGCGCTCGGCGAGGTGGTGGGCGGTGCGTCGACGCTGCCGAAGGCGATCCGGCGGGCCCATGACGCCACGGTCGCCGACCTGCGCAAGCGCGGCCTGAAGGTGGAGGACCCGGCATGA
- a CDS encoding PQQ-binding-like beta-propeller repeat protein, with protein MYAVTDGRWGRSAAPDKVHDLWTVDGIVVQALYRKVAAYRLSDGAEVWSVPLPSAVCETPADPTPDGKVVIVRQERPDDERGNRCNQLQMIDPRTGKVLWRHRTAPGRQFGSLISVDPVVFTTVNAEDTTADWRVVALGPGGKLRTTIDPRDKGLKHCAGSGSGAALVYESASPDGPGRTFLMGPGGAGTEKVLLRHPAAASAPETWMGGGPMWTAGSSSCPRA; from the coding sequence GTGTACGCCGTCACCGACGGGAGGTGGGGCCGGTCCGCCGCGCCGGACAAGGTCCATGACCTGTGGACCGTCGACGGCATCGTCGTCCAGGCCCTGTACCGGAAGGTCGCGGCCTACCGGCTCTCGGACGGGGCAGAGGTCTGGAGCGTGCCGCTGCCCTCCGCCGTCTGCGAGACCCCGGCCGACCCCACCCCCGACGGCAAGGTGGTGATCGTCCGCCAGGAGAGGCCGGACGACGAGCGGGGCAACCGGTGCAACCAGCTCCAGATGATCGACCCGCGCACCGGCAAGGTCCTGTGGCGTCACCGGACCGCTCCCGGTCGGCAGTTCGGCAGTCTGATCTCCGTCGATCCGGTCGTCTTCACCACTGTGAACGCCGAGGACACCACGGCCGACTGGCGGGTCGTGGCCCTGGGCCCCGGAGGGAAGCTCCGCACCACGATCGACCCACGGGACAAGGGGCTCAAGCACTGCGCCGGGAGCGGGTCCGGCGCGGCGCTCGTCTACGAGTCGGCGTCGCCGGACGGGCCGGGCCGGACCTTCCTCATGGGCCCGGGCGGTGCGGGCACGGAGAAGGTGCTCCTCCGGCACCCGGCGGCGGCCTCGGCCCCCGAGACCTGGATGGGCGGCGGGCCTATGTGGACGGCCGGGTCGTCGTCATGCCCTCGGGCGTGA
- a CDS encoding substrate-binding domain-containing protein, producing MREGGAERHDRLLNLVRERGTVRVSDLAGRLGVSVVTARRDVEALASRGLLDRTHGAVSWPADRGPAGTPVGGGPVIGMLAPAAAYYFAEVIRGAHEAAARLGARLILRVTDYRPEDDAAHAAGLLAAGAQGLLLAPSWTEPEHRARYSDWIARLPVEKVLVEREGEPGGPLEGLDRVGSDHAHGVLLAVRHLVRLGHGTPMLVARTDSPTARAVRAGYGRALETLGLAGTEPLIAATSAERDPALFERSALAVRNAVRERRASSVLVHNDEDAIRMVRRLAELGVRVPDDLALITYDDEVAALADTPLTAVAPPKREVGRCAAELLVERLSGPRYPGSGEAAPRRRVALLPTLRVRGSCGRPGAEEADRLAAV from the coding sequence GTGCGCGAAGGTGGGGCCGAACGACATGACCGGCTGCTGAACCTGGTCCGCGAGCGCGGCACCGTACGGGTGTCGGACCTGGCGGGACGCCTCGGTGTCTCGGTGGTCACGGCCCGGCGCGATGTCGAGGCGCTGGCCTCCCGGGGGCTGCTGGACCGGACGCACGGCGCGGTGTCCTGGCCCGCCGACCGGGGCCCGGCCGGTACGCCGGTGGGCGGCGGGCCCGTCATCGGGATGCTCGCACCGGCGGCCGCGTACTACTTCGCCGAGGTCATCCGGGGCGCCCACGAGGCGGCCGCCCGGCTCGGCGCCCGGCTGATCCTGCGCGTCACCGACTACCGCCCCGAGGACGACGCCGCGCACGCCGCCGGGCTGCTGGCGGCCGGGGCCCAGGGGCTGCTGCTGGCGCCGAGCTGGACCGAGCCCGAGCACCGGGCGCGCTACAGCGACTGGATCGCCCGGCTGCCGGTGGAGAAGGTGCTGGTGGAGCGGGAAGGGGAGCCCGGCGGTCCGCTGGAGGGGCTGGACCGGGTCGGCTCCGACCACGCTCACGGGGTGCTCCTGGCCGTACGGCATCTGGTGCGGCTCGGGCACGGGACGCCGATGCTGGTCGCGCGGACGGACAGCCCCACCGCCCGGGCGGTGCGCGCCGGTTACGGGCGGGCGCTGGAGACCCTGGGCCTGGCCGGCACCGAACCGCTGATCGCCGCCACCTCCGCCGAGCGCGACCCGGCCCTCTTCGAACGCTCCGCGCTGGCCGTGCGGAACGCGGTGCGCGAGCGGCGGGCGAGCTCGGTGCTGGTGCACAACGACGAGGACGCCATCCGCATGGTGCGCCGCCTGGCCGAGCTGGGCGTGCGGGTCCCGGACGACCTGGCGCTGATCACGTACGACGACGAGGTCGCCGCGCTGGCCGACACCCCGCTCACCGCGGTGGCCCCGCCCAAGCGGGAGGTCGGGCGGTGCGCGGCGGAGCTGCTGGTGGAGCGGTTGTCCGGGCCCCGGTATCCGGGGAGCGGGGAGGCCGCGCCCCGGCGCCGGGTGGCGCTGCTGCCGACGTTGCGGGTGCGGGGGTCGTGCGGGCGGCCGGGGGCGGAGGAAGCCGACCGCCTTGCGGCGGTATGA
- a CDS encoding sugar ABC transporter permease yields MAAGTLLAPFFALFTVAMIVPVAYALWLSLFTEKQSGLGFDGPRTVFDGLGNYASALGDQAFRDGFWVLLGYCAFYIPLMGGGAIVLALLLDTALARARRFFQLALFLPHAIPGLIAALIWIYLYTPQLSPVVAAMEAGGIGFDFFSSQGTLPSIVNIALWEWLGYNVVIFYAALQAVDRSLLESATVDGAGNWRIAFSIKLPLIRSSLVMVLLFTIIGSLQLFTEPLILSRGSGSAVTSTWTPNMYAYSAAFERNDYGLAAAASVLIALVAAALSFAVTRFTNRKEARS; encoded by the coding sequence CTGGCGGCCGGTACCCTCCTCGCCCCCTTCTTCGCCCTCTTCACCGTGGCGATGATCGTCCCGGTCGCGTACGCGCTCTGGCTCAGCCTCTTCACCGAGAAGCAGTCCGGCCTCGGCTTCGACGGTCCGCGTACCGTCTTCGACGGGCTCGGCAACTACGCGAGCGCCCTCGGCGACCAGGCGTTCCGCGACGGGTTCTGGGTGCTGCTCGGCTACTGCGCCTTCTACATCCCGCTGATGGGCGGCGGCGCGATCGTCCTGGCCCTGCTGCTGGACACCGCGCTGGCGCGCGCCCGGCGCTTCTTCCAGCTGGCGCTGTTCCTGCCGCATGCCATCCCCGGCCTGATCGCCGCGCTGATCTGGATCTACCTCTACACCCCGCAGCTCTCCCCCGTGGTCGCCGCGATGGAAGCGGGCGGGATCGGCTTCGACTTCTTCTCCTCCCAGGGCACGCTCCCCTCCATCGTCAACATCGCGCTGTGGGAGTGGCTCGGCTACAACGTGGTGATCTTCTACGCCGCGCTCCAGGCCGTGGACCGCTCGCTGCTGGAGTCCGCGACCGTGGACGGGGCGGGGAACTGGCGGATCGCCTTCTCCATCAAGCTCCCGCTGATCCGCTCCTCGCTGGTGATGGTGCTGCTCTTCACGATCATCGGATCGCTCCAGCTGTTCACCGAGCCCCTGATCCTCAGCCGCGGCTCGGGCTCCGCGGTGACGAGCACCTGGACCCCGAACATGTACGCCTACAGCGCCGCGTTCGAGCGCAACGACTACGGTCTCGCGGCCGCCGCCTCCGTCCTCATCGCGCTCGTCGCCGCCGCGCTCTCGTTCGCCGTCACCCGCTTCACCAACCGGAAGGAGGCCAGGTCATGA
- a CDS encoding carbohydrate ABC transporter permease, which yields MTSATSRTSATSGRWLSKTAVNGVLLIAALYTLFPLVWLLTAATKDAGNLLGGDVFSFEGFDLAHNLSELTAYQDGIYFRWYGNSLLYAGIGALGCSLVSVAAGYAFDKYRFRGKEKLFALVLLGVLLPSTALSLPLYLLAVETGTVNTYWAVLIPALVNPFGVYLSRIFSAGYIPDEVLEAARIDGAGELRTFWSVGLRMVMPGFVTVFLFQFTAIWNNFFLPLVMLSDKDLYPLSLGLYNWHSNANADPAFYPMVVTGSLLAVTPLIIAFVVLQRHWKAGLTAGSLK from the coding sequence ATGACCTCCGCCACCTCCAGAACCTCCGCGACCTCCGGCCGATGGCTGTCGAAGACCGCGGTCAACGGTGTGCTCCTGATCGCCGCCCTCTACACGCTCTTCCCGCTGGTCTGGCTGCTCACGGCCGCCACCAAGGACGCCGGGAACCTGCTGGGCGGTGACGTCTTCTCCTTCGAGGGCTTCGACCTCGCGCACAACCTGTCGGAGCTGACGGCGTACCAGGACGGCATCTACTTCCGCTGGTACGGCAACTCCCTGCTGTACGCGGGCATCGGGGCGCTGGGCTGCTCGCTGGTGAGCGTGGCCGCCGGGTACGCCTTCGACAAGTACCGCTTCCGGGGCAAGGAGAAGCTGTTCGCCCTGGTGCTGCTGGGCGTGCTGCTGCCCTCCACGGCCCTGTCCCTGCCGCTGTATCTGCTGGCCGTGGAGACCGGCACCGTCAACACCTACTGGGCGGTGCTGATCCCGGCGCTGGTCAACCCGTTCGGCGTGTACCTCTCGCGGATCTTCAGCGCGGGCTACATCCCCGACGAGGTGCTGGAGGCCGCCCGGATCGACGGGGCGGGTGAGCTGCGGACCTTCTGGTCGGTGGGGCTGCGCATGGTCATGCCCGGGTTCGTGACGGTCTTCCTCTTCCAGTTCACCGCGATCTGGAACAACTTCTTCCTGCCCTTGGTGATGCTGTCGGACAAGGACCTCTATCCGCTGAGCCTGGGCCTGTACAACTGGCACAGCAACGCCAACGCCGACCCGGCGTTCTATCCGATGGTCGTGACCGGCTCGCTTCTGGCCGTCACGCCGCTGATCATCGCCTTCGTCGTGCTCCAGCGGCACTGGAAAGCCGGACTGACCGCAGGGAGCCTCAAGTGA
- a CDS encoding hydroxyacid dehydrogenase: protein MGPGIADRLFTPVQRERLTALVETDPALVAHRLAGPEPEVAAALAGAELLITCWGAPQLTAEVLAAAPRLRAVVHAAGSVKHHITPACWERGIQVTSAAGANALPVAEYTLAAILFAGKNVLGAAHRYRQLRAPHDWRAELDGHGNYRRCVGIVGASRIGRRVIELLRPFDLDVLLFDPYVDAGAAALLGAAKVGLDELCARSRIVSVHAPELPATRHMIGAAQLAAMADGTTLINTSRGSLVDGEALLPELVSGRLNAVLDVTEPEVPPPGSPLYDLENVLLTPHVAGSLGDEIHRMGDFALEEIARYVQGVPFADPVTPDDLARRA from the coding sequence ATGGGCCCGGGCATCGCGGACCGCCTCTTCACCCCCGTACAACGGGAGCGGCTCACCGCGCTCGTGGAGACCGATCCGGCGCTGGTCGCCCACCGGCTGGCCGGTCCGGAGCCCGAAGTCGCGGCCGCGCTCGCCGGGGCGGAGCTGCTCATCACCTGCTGGGGCGCGCCCCAGCTCACCGCCGAGGTCCTCGCCGCCGCTCCCCGGCTGCGGGCCGTCGTCCACGCGGCCGGGAGCGTCAAGCACCACATCACCCCGGCCTGCTGGGAGCGGGGCATCCAGGTCACCTCGGCGGCCGGGGCCAACGCACTGCCGGTCGCCGAGTACACGCTGGCCGCGATCCTGTTCGCCGGGAAGAACGTGCTGGGCGCCGCCCACCGCTACCGGCAGCTCCGGGCCCCGCACGACTGGCGCGCGGAGCTGGACGGGCACGGCAACTACCGGCGGTGCGTGGGGATCGTGGGCGCCTCGCGGATCGGGCGCCGGGTGATCGAACTGCTGCGCCCGTTCGACCTGGACGTGCTGCTCTTCGATCCGTACGTGGACGCGGGGGCGGCGGCCCTCCTCGGCGCGGCGAAGGTGGGCCTGGACGAGCTGTGCGCCCGCAGCCGGATCGTCTCGGTCCACGCGCCGGAGCTGCCCGCGACCCGGCACATGATCGGCGCCGCCCAGCTGGCGGCGATGGCGGACGGCACCACGCTGATCAACACCTCGCGCGGTTCGCTGGTCGACGGGGAGGCGCTGCTGCCGGAGCTGGTGTCGGGGCGGCTGAACGCTGTCCTCGATGTGACGGAGCCGGAGGTTCCGCCGCCCGGCTCCCCGCTGTACGACCTGGAGAACGTCCTGCTGACCCCGCATGTGGCGGGGTCGCTGGGGGACGAGATCCACCGCATGGGGGACTTCGCGCTGGAGGAGATCGCGCGGTACGTACAGGGGGTGCCGTTCGCCGACCCGGTCACCCCGGACGACCTGGCCCGCAGGGCGTAG